A genomic window from Sphingobacterium spiritivorum includes:
- a CDS encoding helix-turn-helix domain-containing protein produces the protein MEIDIITREDLRQFKREMLEEFKQIIGSKAKDSFEREWLKSAEVRKLLGVSPGTLQNLRINGTLPYRKLGGSMYYRREDIRKMMEGGNGNG, from the coding sequence ATGGAAATAGACATCATCACACGGGAAGACCTCCGGCAGTTCAAGCGGGAAATGCTGGAGGAGTTCAAACAAATCATCGGGAGCAAGGCAAAAGATAGCTTTGAAAGGGAATGGCTGAAAAGCGCTGAAGTACGCAAGCTGCTGGGCGTATCGCCCGGTACGTTGCAGAATCTCCGTATCAACGGGACGCTGCCGTACCGCAAGTTGGGCGGCAGCATGTACTACCGCAGGGAGGACATCAGGAAAATGATGGAGGGAGGTAACGGCAATGGGTGA